One genomic window of Desulfovibrio psychrotolerans includes the following:
- a CDS encoding class I SAM-dependent methyltransferase, which translates to MLKILKKIYKSKFAIFIRTSRLYGYMHSKYYFKKNRHHVVQFPELNGKIIDRWEDLKEASRLKHLYQEKIYSFLSGKNHDEVVIIGCSFGHEVVHTHKQFPNTKIIGIDIDKECIQFCKSLSIPDCEFYEADVTNKELLEKIFPDDGKSRVVISFETIYFISPSGIKVMFDFFAKGGVKDILIHTNTNINNTGFNLFSCKKSKYSGIQGAWDHAMLNIPNYFPYHIQLLDQRLRATSVHYYQEPWLISYRLNGSWNDFFFDQTE; encoded by the coding sequence ATGTTAAAAATTTTAAAAAAAATATACAAATCCAAGTTTGCAATATTTATAAGAACAAGCCGTCTTTATGGCTATATGCATAGTAAATACTATTTCAAGAAAAATAGACATCATGTCGTGCAATTTCCTGAACTAAACGGAAAAATAATAGATAGATGGGAAGACCTCAAAGAAGCATCTAGATTGAAGCACCTTTACCAAGAAAAAATATACTCTTTTCTTAGTGGTAAGAATCATGATGAGGTAGTTATAATAGGGTGCTCTTTTGGTCACGAGGTTGTACATACTCACAAACAGTTCCCGAACACGAAAATAATTGGCATTGACATCGACAAAGAATGCATACAATTTTGTAAATCTTTATCTATTCCAGATTGTGAATTTTACGAAGCAGACGTAACAAATAAAGAATTACTAGAAAAAATATTCCCAGATGATGGAAAATCGCGAGTTGTAATATCGTTTGAGACTATATATTTCATCTCTCCTTCGGGCATTAAAGTTATGTTTGATTTTTTTGCGAAAGGTGGAGTCAAAGATATTCTCATTCATACGAACACAAACATAAACAATACAGGATTTAACTTGTTTAGTTGTAAAAAATCAAAATATTCAGGAATACAAGGGGCATGGGATCATGCAATGCTTAATATTCCTAATTATTTTCCATATCATATACAACTTCTTGACCAACGCCTGAGGGCTACCTCCGTCCATTACTATCAGGAGCCATGGTTAATTAGCTATCGATTAAATGGGTCATGGAATGACTTTTTTTTTGATCAGACAGAGTAG
- a CDS encoding TVP38/TMEM64 family protein, which yields MLNAKTIKALFKAFLIFSLLAAAIYVFRISHLDDVLDKHWMDAHIRDKGLTGYMLFLAIAAGFTSVGLPRQIIGFFAGYVYGAAMGTVMGTLGTALGCALVFYYSRFSGRNLIQRRMGKRIAKLDAFLERGPFQMTVVIRLLPVGSNILTNMIAGVTSISALSFLGGSLVGYVPQTFIFALLGSGVHVDPLWRTALSAVLLVLSSLLGYRLYRRFRVADTLEDEPSAEPENSPSPR from the coding sequence TTGCTGAACGCAAAGACAATCAAGGCCCTGTTCAAGGCCTTCCTCATCTTCTCGCTGCTTGCCGCAGCCATTTACGTCTTCAGAATCTCGCATCTGGACGATGTGCTGGACAAGCACTGGATGGATGCCCACATCCGCGACAAGGGCCTTACCGGCTACATGCTCTTTCTTGCCATTGCGGCGGGCTTCACCTCGGTAGGCCTTCCCCGGCAGATCATAGGCTTTTTCGCGGGTTATGTGTACGGTGCCGCCATGGGCACGGTCATGGGCACGCTGGGCACCGCCCTTGGCTGCGCCCTTGTTTTCTACTATTCCCGGTTTTCAGGCCGCAACCTCATCCAGCGCCGCATGGGCAAACGCATTGCCAAGCTGGACGCCTTTCTGGAACGCGGCCCCTTCCAGATGACGGTAGTCATCCGCCTGCTTCCCGTAGGCAGCAACATCCTCACCAACATGATTGCCGGAGTCACGTCCATTTCCGCCCTGTCGTTTCTCGGCGGTTCACTGGTCGGGTACGTGCCGCAGACCTTCATCTTCGCCCTTCTGGGCAGCGGCGTGCATGTGGACCCCCTCTGGCGCACAGCTCTCAGCGCGGTACTTCTGGTGCTCTCCAGCCTGCTGGGATACCGCCTCTACCGCCGCTTCAGGGTAGCGGACACGCTGGAAGACGAACCTTCGGCTGAACCGGAGAACAGCCCGTCTCCCCGATAG
- a CDS encoding glycosyltransferase family 2 protein: MTRINTISIVVPVYNEQDNLPVLFAEIERAMARTDKEWHVIFVDDGSTDNSLPVMRTLAEKHPSARYVAFAANCGQSAAFKAGFDAATGDVIVTMDADLQNDPADIPDMLAQYERGFDMVIGWRAKRQDSLVKKLVSRFGNAVRNRLSNETVKDTGCSLKVMRTTMAQRLPMFTGMHRFLPTLMKMQGATVAEIKVNHRPRRHGVSKYGVWDRAKATFFDLLAIRWMQKRSFRYSIKEQK; encoded by the coding sequence ATGACAAGAATCAATACCATATCCATCGTCGTCCCCGTATACAACGAGCAGGACAACCTCCCCGTCCTGTTCGCAGAAATAGAGCGCGCCATGGCGCGCACCGATAAAGAATGGCATGTCATCTTCGTGGATGACGGCAGCACAGACAACAGCCTGCCCGTAATGCGCACACTGGCGGAAAAGCATCCTTCCGCCCGTTATGTGGCCTTTGCCGCCAACTGCGGACAGTCCGCCGCGTTCAAGGCAGGTTTCGATGCCGCCACCGGCGACGTCATCGTCACCATGGACGCGGACCTACAAAACGATCCGGCGGATATCCCGGACATGCTGGCGCAATATGAGCGCGGTTTTGACATGGTCATCGGCTGGCGCGCCAAGCGGCAGGATTCGCTGGTCAAAAAACTCGTTTCCCGTTTCGGCAACGCCGTGCGTAACCGCCTGAGCAACGAGACCGTCAAAGATACAGGGTGCTCGCTCAAGGTCATGCGAACCACCATGGCGCAGCGTCTTCCCATGTTCACCGGCATGCACCGTTTCCTGCCCACGCTCATGAAGATGCAGGGCGCAACCGTGGCGGAAATCAAGGTGAACCACCGCCCCCGGCGGCACGGCGTCTCCAAGTACGGCGTATGGGACCGCGCCAAGGCCACGTTCTTCGACCTACTCGCCATCCGCTGGATGCAGAAGCGCTCATTCCGCTACAGCATCAAGGAACAGAAGTAG
- the ilvN gene encoding acetolactate synthase small subunit, protein MPRSVPRTVLDVTVNNHPGVMSHVCGLFSRRAFNVEAILCLPMHGGEASRIWLLVDEDDRLEQMIRQMRKLQDVHDVRVSTEKTAVFDQLGTVMGG, encoded by the coding sequence ATGCCTAGGAGTGTGCCGCGCACGGTTCTGGATGTGACGGTGAACAACCATCCCGGTGTGATGTCTCACGTTTGCGGGCTTTTTTCCCGCAGGGCGTTTAACGTGGAGGCTATTCTCTGCCTGCCCATGCACGGAGGGGAGGCGAGCCGCATATGGCTGCTGGTGGACGAGGATGACCGGCTGGAGCAGATGATACGCCAGATGCGCAAGTTGCAGGATGTGCATGATGTGCGTGTGAGCACGGAGAAGACCGCCGTGTTTGACCAGCTTGGGACGGTGATGGGCGGATGA
- a CDS encoding multicopper oxidase family protein — translation MATLPPHPAGVPCSAAVSHTHSAATSPLTCNHADAEPTKRASEHSVAPEDISRRTFLRMAAAGSLLLLPPVRLLAQTGHAAHTSHPAQTVRSSLHAPVNNIPKVLTVKEAGIRAQGLPPLVYEAQTEHGVVHNPTFVVRRGERFALRMENTLKEPTIIHWHGVECDWRQAGHPRYEAGPGQTYNYDFPVTNRAATLWYHPHPHGVTGKQAHQGLVGFFIVRDAQEESFAERLGVRLGVSDLPVAIHDRRLDPSGQPIYAPTPEDFQMGWLGNAVFCNNERHARISVPAGYVRLRLLNACNARLLKLGVMAHDAPLPFTVIAADGGFLTAPVSAKAVFMAPGERTEILLDLRRFAPETAVSIVNLPFDPMHNEHEGHGAAGHDGHNGHDGQAGQKTSAAHSDHQQAIPHAADNRLNSSHPSPHAAHSEQENHGAHEGHREQEETAAHIQHGASAPPVSHGAHALPQDILPEGSPFVIATLQTTLPDTKPSQSPLSDVPPALPDSYSPSFKAAIALSEHPATKDEIPVQRFRLALSGSGHEAKWTINGLTFDMHATPIRVPARSAEIWELENEQRSMPHPMHLHGYFFQVLARVNSPQQVQELAQDAKGRVATDLGPKDTVLVWPGETVRILVDFSHPYPEEAQLFMFHCHNLEHEDAGMMLNVLVE, via the coding sequence ATGGCAACACTCCCACCCCACCCTGCAGGAGTACCCTGCTCCGCAGCCGTTTCGCATACGCACTCCGCAGCCACATCGCCCCTTACCTGTAATCATGCCGATGCGGAACCGACCAAACGTGCTTCCGAACACAGTGTCGCACCCGAAGATATCTCCAGACGCACATTCCTGCGTATGGCAGCAGCGGGAAGCCTGCTCCTGCTGCCCCCCGTCCGCCTTCTGGCACAGACAGGCCACGCCGCGCACACATCACACCCCGCACAAACCGTCCGCAGCAGCCTGCATGCTCCCGTGAACAACATCCCGAAGGTGCTGACGGTGAAGGAAGCAGGAATCCGGGCGCAAGGTCTGCCCCCGCTTGTTTACGAAGCACAGACAGAGCACGGAGTCGTGCATAACCCCACCTTTGTGGTCCGCCGGGGCGAGCGGTTTGCACTGCGCATGGAAAACACCCTGAAGGAACCCACCATCATTCACTGGCACGGAGTGGAGTGCGATTGGCGGCAGGCCGGGCACCCGCGCTATGAGGCAGGGCCGGGGCAGACGTACAACTATGATTTTCCCGTCACCAACAGGGCGGCAACGCTCTGGTATCACCCTCATCCCCACGGCGTCACAGGAAAACAGGCGCATCAGGGACTTGTAGGATTCTTCATTGTGCGCGATGCGCAAGAAGAATCCTTTGCGGAACGGCTCGGTGTGCGGCTTGGCGTCTCAGACCTGCCTGTCGCCATACACGACAGGCGGCTGGACCCATCCGGCCAGCCGATATACGCCCCAACCCCCGAGGACTTCCAGATGGGCTGGCTGGGAAACGCCGTGTTCTGCAATAATGAACGCCATGCCCGTATTTCCGTTCCGGCGGGATATGTCCGCCTGCGCTTGCTCAACGCCTGCAACGCCCGCCTGCTTAAACTCGGCGTTATGGCACACGATGCACCGCTGCCGTTCACCGTCATTGCTGCCGATGGCGGTTTTCTCACCGCCCCCGTTTCCGCAAAGGCTGTATTTATGGCTCCCGGTGAACGGACAGAAATTCTGCTGGACCTGCGCAGATTCGCTCCGGAAACAGCTGTCAGCATCGTCAACCTCCCGTTCGATCCCATGCACAATGAACATGAAGGGCACGGAGCCGCCGGGCATGACGGGCATAACGGGCATGACGGACAGGCGGGACAGAAAACCTCTGCGGCCCATTCTGATCATCAGCAGGCAATACCGCATGCGGCGGACAATAGATTGAATAGTTCGCATCCCTCCCCGCACGCAGCACACAGCGAACAAGAAAACCATGGGGCACACGAAGGGCACCGGGAACAGGAAGAGACTGCTGCCCACATACAGCACGGGGCTTCAGCCCCTCCCGTCTCTCACGGGGCGCACGCCCTGCCGCAGGACATACTCCCGGAAGGAAGCCCCTTCGTCATCGCCACGCTCCAAACGACCCTTCCCGACACAAAACCATCTCAGTCGCCACTCTCCGATGTGCCGCCCGCGCTGCCGGATTCGTACTCCCCGTCATTCAAAGCAGCCATCGCCCTGAGTGAGCACCCGGCCACAAAAGATGAAATCCCGGTGCAACGTTTCCGGCTGGCACTGTCCGGCAGCGGTCATGAGGCCAAATGGACCATAAACGGGCTCACGTTCGACATGCACGCCACCCCCATCCGGGTGCCTGCGCGTTCTGCCGAAATCTGGGAACTGGAAAATGAACAACGCAGCATGCCGCACCCCATGCACCTGCACGGCTACTTCTTCCAAGTCCTTGCACGGGTAAACAGTCCGCAGCAGGTACAGGAACTCGCGCAGGATGCCAAAGGCCGCGTTGCCACCGATCTGGGCCCGAAGGATACCGTGCTCGTCTGGCCCGGAGAAACAGTCCGCATTCTGGTGGATTTCTCCCACCCCTACCCGGAAGAAGCACAGTTGTTCATGTTCCACTGCCATAACCTCGAACATGAGGATGCCGGAATGATGCTCAATGTTCTGGTGGAGTAA
- a CDS encoding rubredoxin — protein MAKPEEMYQCQTTNCGYIYNPDKGDRKGKVPAGTAFADLPESWRCPICGGTKKCFRPLAGPGSAREVTCETP, from the coding sequence ATGGCAAAACCGGAAGAAATGTACCAGTGCCAGACCACCAACTGCGGTTACATCTACAACCCCGACAAAGGTGACCGAAAAGGCAAAGTTCCCGCAGGAACCGCCTTTGCAGACCTGCCGGAATCATGGCGTTGCCCCATCTGCGGCGGAACCAAGAAATGTTTCCGCCCCCTTGCCGGTCCCGGTTCCGCCCGTGAGGTAACCTGCGAAACGCCCTGA
- a CDS encoding methyl-accepting chemotaxis protein, with protein sequence MRIGSRIFWGFGLMFALLAVLAVMGWEGHRRLTEAQSVLERRASLESDIRSMQTGAQAVMLDPKPGALDAVLSRSGMLDQALSQFKLYVEHDMLVRLDRAMRANIEFRGAMEKWQAVADARAARAQEAESAAAEYARLLEEMGGGRSAMPSMADAFSISEPAGGLEELRLLNVALREYYESRLLLRQWQDSGDVRTLEEVRSRMGASMTAVSGLRSRMPSITDRDRADTLLAHGRDYLAALGGLEDSAAAMNEVRATLASAVADMRAPLNMLSDRYLAAIDYVRDIGMLAVGGTLALAFVVSLIFGLSISGAVRRRNMAVASALQAIAEGKPPVDKDGRAGTGRLPEEMAALMDAVYKAVRAGGGLTEQVQAVAQGKLDVRLAVRAEDDVLGAALSQLVEGERVVRDVLAGRSQGDYRLPVVVRSRGDELMAALAAQGQFVCARIAAARTSASLLKEHAGRAMESLKALEGSLVSDVAQRSTAVQQQVSEMYPRMEAVFAAVKDVDRVVRSVAQEAQRMRELSGRVDGGLRALTGKASFLEDVARQVEALAINVNIEMARAGDDGRGLQAIGTEMRSVVERCREHAADMHELMYSGRRASDDLEDAARNLLEDLEVAARGVAEGLGVLGPEVARLRDMPRQARAVVSGGAADAAPDREAQVRRLTAGLGKAFSGLVMELNSLRAVLDSFKTPEDPGSEREQGRGGVAAEAGRSAARAGSVVPAGKTLPPLQVGAGGMPELWGADNGQPVPAGEAAVQPGRKGKELPAMPELHMEPSGKKGRQ encoded by the coding sequence ATGCGAATCGGTTCAAGGATTTTCTGGGGATTCGGCCTGATGTTTGCCCTTTTGGCTGTTCTGGCGGTGATGGGGTGGGAAGGCCACCGCAGGCTCACCGAGGCACAGAGCGTGCTGGAGCGGCGGGCATCGCTTGAGTCGGATATCCGCAGCATGCAGACGGGGGCGCAGGCCGTGATGCTGGACCCCAAGCCCGGAGCACTGGATGCCGTGCTCTCGCGCAGCGGTATGTTGGATCAGGCTCTGTCGCAGTTCAAGCTGTATGTGGAACACGACATGCTCGTGCGTCTGGACAGAGCCATGCGGGCCAACATTGAGTTCCGGGGAGCCATGGAAAAATGGCAGGCCGTGGCTGATGCCCGTGCGGCAAGGGCGCAGGAGGCCGAAAGTGCCGCTGCCGAGTATGCCCGGTTGCTGGAGGAGATGGGGGGAGGAAGAAGCGCTATGCCCAGCATGGCCGATGCCTTTTCCATTTCCGAACCGGCAGGAGGGCTTGAGGAACTGCGGCTTTTGAATGTTGCCCTGCGGGAATACTATGAATCCCGCCTGCTGCTCCGCCAGTGGCAGGACAGCGGTGATGTGCGCACTCTGGAAGAGGTGCGGTCCCGCATGGGGGCTTCCATGACGGCCGTTTCGGGGCTGCGTTCCCGCATGCCTTCCATAACCGACCGCGACAGAGCCGATACCTTGCTTGCTCATGGACGGGACTACCTGGCCGCCCTTGGCGGGTTGGAAGATTCTGCCGCTGCAATGAACGAGGTGCGCGCAACGCTTGCTTCCGCCGTGGCGGATATGCGCGCCCCTTTGAATATGCTTTCTGACAGGTATCTTGCCGCCATAGACTATGTGCGCGATATCGGCATGCTGGCCGTGGGGGGGACGCTGGCCCTTGCCTTTGTTGTGTCGCTGATTTTCGGATTATCCATAAGCGGGGCGGTGCGCAGGCGGAATATGGCCGTTGCATCAGCGCTTCAGGCGATTGCCGAGGGCAAGCCGCCGGTGGACAAGGATGGGCGTGCGGGTACCGGACGATTGCCGGAAGAGATGGCTGCGCTCATGGATGCCGTGTACAAGGCGGTTCGTGCAGGAGGAGGGCTGACCGAGCAGGTGCAGGCCGTGGCGCAGGGCAAGCTGGATGTGCGGCTTGCCGTGCGGGCAGAGGACGATGTTCTGGGGGCTGCGTTGAGCCAGCTTGTGGAAGGCGAACGTGTGGTGCGCGATGTTCTGGCCGGTCGTTCTCAGGGAGACTATCGGCTGCCCGTGGTGGTGCGTTCGCGCGGGGATGAGCTTATGGCCGCCCTTGCCGCGCAGGGCCAGTTTGTGTGCGCCCGGATAGCCGCAGCGCGGACATCCGCCTCTCTGCTGAAGGAGCACGCGGGCAGGGCTATGGAGTCGCTGAAGGCGCTTGAAGGCTCATTGGTTTCGGACGTTGCACAGCGGAGTACGGCGGTTCAGCAGCAGGTTTCGGAAATGTACCCGCGTATGGAGGCTGTTTTTGCGGCGGTGAAGGATGTTGACCGCGTGGTGCGCTCTGTGGCGCAGGAGGCGCAGCGTATGCGGGAGCTTTCCGGCAGGGTGGACGGCGGGCTCCGGGCACTTACGGGCAAGGCTTCGTTTCTTGAGGATGTGGCCCGGCAGGTTGAGGCACTGGCCATAAACGTGAATATAGAGATGGCGCGGGCCGGAGACGACGGACGGGGCTTGCAGGCCATAGGGACCGAGATGCGCTCTGTGGTGGAACGCTGCCGTGAGCACGCAGCGGATATGCATGAATTGATGTACAGCGGAAGGCGCGCCTCCGATGACCTGGAAGATGCCGCGCGGAATCTGCTGGAAGACCTTGAGGTGGCCGCGCGGGGGGTTGCCGAGGGGCTGGGAGTGCTTGGGCCGGAAGTTGCCCGGTTGCGGGATATGCCGAGGCAGGCGCGTGCGGTGGTTTCCGGCGGGGCTGCGGATGCCGCCCCGGACAGGGAGGCGCAGGTGCGCAGGCTGACGGCGGGGCTTGGCAAGGCGTTCAGCGGGCTGGTAATGGAATTGAATTCGCTGCGCGCCGTGCTGGATTCTTTTAAAACACCGGAAGATCCGGGGAGTGAGCGCGAACAGGGCAGGGGCGGCGTTGCCGCAGAGGCGGGGCGGTCTGCCGCGCGAGCCGGGAGTGTTGTGCCTGCCGGAAAGACGTTGCCTCCGTTGCAGGTGGGGGCGGGAGGCATGCCCGAGCTGTGGGGAGCGGACAACGGACAACCGGTGCCTGCCGGAGAAGCTGCGGTGCAGCCCGGCAGAAAGGGGAAGGAGCTTCCTGCCATGCCGGAACTGCACATGGAACCTTCCGGAAAGAAGGGCAGGCAGTAA
- the ilvB gene encoding acetolactate synthase large subunit yields MFRMTGAELTIRLLERQGIRIVSGIPGGANLPLYDALSRSEHIHHVLARHEQGAGFIAQGMARVTGQPAVCLATSGPGATNILTAIADAKLDSVPLVCITGQVPSPLMGTDAFQEVDTYGMSIAITKHNFLVRSAQELLSVIPEAFRLAASGRPGPVLVDIPRDIQTAEIAFAQWPEPGEADPAPQAYDADIETAAAMINAARRPLLWVGGGVIAAGAGGQVRALAEKASMPVTMTLMGLGAIPRDHPLSIGMLGMHAERYTNMALEACDLIIAAGVRFDDRATGKVQEFCPAAKVIHIDIDHSEIDKIRTASVGILGDIAEVLDVLMPKVQPNGRAEWLEYIAALRAAFPQHAPVQGGYETPQKLIRRIGEIADEGAIVCTDVGKHQMWTAQSYPFRRQRQWLTSGGLGTMGFGLPAAIGASLAAPDRRVICFSGDGSLLMNIQEFATAAEQKVNVTVVLLNNNCLGLVHQQQELFFRGNYFSSEYQIAVDFLKIAEGFGWRTVDLGTSADPDADIARAFAQRGPCLVHVPVDREEKVLPMVPPGAANRIMIEGEAHA; encoded by the coding sequence ATGTTCAGGATGACCGGCGCAGAGCTTACCATAAGGCTGCTTGAACGACAGGGGATACGGATTGTTTCCGGCATACCGGGAGGGGCCAACCTGCCCCTGTATGACGCGCTCTCCCGCAGTGAACACATACACCATGTTCTTGCCCGCCATGAGCAGGGGGCGGGATTCATCGCGCAGGGCATGGCCCGTGTGACGGGGCAGCCTGCGGTGTGCCTTGCCACATCCGGGCCGGGGGCGACCAATATTCTTACCGCCATTGCGGACGCCAAGCTTGATTCTGTTCCCCTTGTCTGCATTACGGGGCAGGTGCCCAGCCCGCTTATGGGCACGGACGCCTTTCAGGAGGTGGACACCTACGGGATGAGCATAGCCATTACCAAGCATAATTTTCTTGTCCGCTCGGCGCAGGAGCTGCTTTCTGTCATACCGGAGGCATTCCGGCTTGCCGCGTCCGGGCGTCCCGGTCCTGTGCTTGTGGATATTCCCCGCGATATACAGACTGCGGAAATTGCCTTTGCCCAATGGCCGGAACCGGGCGAGGCGGACCCTGCCCCGCAGGCCTATGATGCGGATATTGAAACTGCTGCCGCCATGATCAACGCGGCGCGCCGCCCGCTGCTGTGGGTGGGCGGGGGCGTGATAGCAGCCGGTGCGGGCGGGCAGGTGCGCGCCCTTGCGGAAAAGGCTTCTATGCCCGTGACCATGACGCTTATGGGGCTGGGGGCCATTCCCCGTGACCATCCCCTTTCCATCGGCATGCTGGGCATGCACGCGGAGCGCTATACCAATATGGCGCTGGAGGCGTGCGACCTGATTATCGCCGCCGGGGTGCGTTTTGACGACCGGGCTACGGGCAAGGTGCAGGAGTTCTGCCCTGCGGCCAAGGTTATTCATATTGATATTGACCACAGCGAGATTGACAAGATTCGCACTGCCTCTGTGGGGATTCTCGGCGATATTGCCGAGGTGCTGGATGTGCTTATGCCCAAGGTGCAGCCCAACGGGAGAGCCGAGTGGCTGGAGTATATTGCGGCACTGAGGGCCGCCTTCCCGCAGCATGCGCCTGTGCAGGGCGGATATGAGACGCCGCAGAAGCTTATCCGCCGTATAGGCGAGATTGCGGATGAGGGGGCCATTGTGTGTACCGATGTGGGCAAACACCAGATGTGGACTGCCCAGAGCTATCCCTTCCGCCGACAGAGGCAGTGGCTTACCTCCGGCGGGCTGGGAACCATGGGGTTTGGCCTGCCCGCTGCCATAGGGGCTTCGCTTGCCGCTCCGGACAGGCGGGTTATCTGCTTCAGCGGGGATGGAAGCCTGCTCATGAACATTCAGGAGTTCGCCACCGCGGCGGAGCAGAAAGTGAACGTGACTGTGGTGCTGCTGAACAACAATTGTCTCGGGCTGGTGCATCAGCAGCAGGAACTGTTCTTCAGGGGGAACTATTTTTCATCGGAATACCAGATTGCGGTGGATTTTTTGAAGATAGCGGAGGGGTTTGGCTGGCGCACGGTGGATTTGGGAACGAGTGCTGACCCTGATGCCGACATTGCCCGTGCTTTTGCGCAGCGTGGTCCGTGCCTTGTGCATGTGCCTGTGGACAGGGAGGAGAAGGTGCTGCCCATGGTGCCGCCCGGAGCCGCCAACCGCATTATGATTGAAGGAGAAGCCCATGCCTAG